A region of the Candidatus Baltobacteraceae bacterium genome:
GAGCACGTGAACGTCGTGAAACGGCACATGCGCCGGAACCCGGCGAAGCAGATCGCGGGCGGGATTGCGGAGCGCGAAGCGCCGATTGCGGTATCGAACGTCATGATCCTGTGCGGAAAATGCGGCGCGGTTCGGATCAAGCATCATGTCGATCACACGCCCAACGGCAAGACGCGCAGGCAGCGCATCTGCCACAAGTGCGGGCAGTCGCTCGACAAAAAGTAAGGGCGGGAGCAGGTAGAAGAAGATGGCGGCAAGACTTAAGGAACATTACACAAAAAACGTCATCCCCGCGCTCACCAAAGAGTTCGGGTACAAGAACGTGATGGCGGTGCCGAAGCTCGAGAAGGTGTCGGTCAACATCGGTCTGGGTGAGGCGACCGGCAACGCGAAGCTGATGGATGCCGCCGTCAACGAACTGGGCGCGATCGCGGGCCAGAAGCCGGTGGTGACGAAGGCGCGGAAATCGATCGCGGCGTTCAAGCTGCGCGAAGGCATG
Encoded here:
- the rplX gene encoding 50S ribosomal protein L24 translates to MAKIAYKRRQEKGERTPVHIKLRKDDMVKVIAGRDKGKTGRILDVNEKTGRVLVEHVNVVKRHMRRNPAKQIAGGIAEREAPIAVSNVMILCGKCGAVRIKHHVDHTPNGKTRRQRICHKCGQSLDKK